One Candidatus Neomarinimicrobiota bacterium DNA segment encodes these proteins:
- the queE gene encoding 7-carboxy-7-deazaguanine synthase produces MSYKVKEIYYTIQGEGFHTGRTAVFCRFSGCNLWNGHEKDRKDAMCDFCDTDFIGTSGPGGGVFESAEDLVKSVQNKWPTKKSTKPFVVCTGGEPLLQMDDALVNAFHDSGFNIAVETNGTLVPPLGIDWICVSPKINAKFILRRGNELKIVFPQADMNPKDFEKLDFEYFSIQPMDGPNLEQNIDLAVEFCLNHPHWRLSLQTHKFIGIS; encoded by the coding sequence ATGAGTTACAAGGTTAAAGAAATTTACTATACAATTCAGGGAGAGGGTTTTCATACTGGTCGAACGGCTGTATTCTGCCGATTTTCTGGCTGCAATCTGTGGAATGGACATGAGAAAGACAGAAAGGATGCAATGTGCGATTTTTGTGATACAGATTTTATCGGAACATCCGGGCCGGGTGGTGGCGTGTTTGAATCTGCTGAGGACCTTGTCAAATCTGTACAAAATAAATGGCCCACAAAAAAATCAACGAAACCGTTTGTCGTTTGCACCGGCGGAGAGCCATTATTGCAAATGGATGATGCATTGGTGAATGCTTTTCATGATTCCGGCTTTAACATTGCGGTTGAAACAAACGGCACCTTAGTGCCACCTCTTGGCATCGACTGGATTTGTGTCAGCCCAAAAATCAATGCAAAATTTATTTTAAGAAGGGGAAACGAATTAAAAATAGTGTTTCCTCAAGCAGATATGAATCCCAAAGATTTCGAAAAACTAGATTTTGAATATTTTTCCATTCAACCGATGGACGGTCCAAACTTGGAACAAAATATTGATCTTGCTGTAGAATTTTGCCTAAATCATCCCCATTGGCGGTTGAGCCTTCAAACTCATAAATTCATAGGCATTTCTTAA
- a CDS encoding T9SS type A sorting domain-containing protein — protein sequence MNLRLSKCLLILFAFSDSMSGQFLDMADVVDVKLVKTFDQRLGSTLNRKFDISIENIDPGTNGILIKLQGSKFLTVQMKFMNSNDLLSSEKTAIIYPEPFSDRLLAVYKGIEFSKSKHIEITIISDFEFQILSTGFLIPEQEEIIDSLKLLHKTTISHILKPSIISREEWNAKPPQFGYSSMPYYDKLTLHHAAGFSATNIEEGIVQMQAIQELHQDVRGWSDIGYHFVVDKGGNIYQARPETVLGAHTSGANTGNIGVCVLGCYHPPETSYFCYDEMSDPTRESITKLYAWISEQYGYENPHILKGHRDYYDYQHTACPGDNIWVLLPELRDEISLYLEFGDMPRSLVLHQNYPNPFNLNTTIPFDVSIEENVTIQIVDILGRTIKTLTNSTYEPSFNYEIKWDGKDENGKRMSSGLYLYRIRSSDQYQAKKMILLW from the coding sequence ATGAATTTACGCTTAAGCAAATGCCTATTAATCCTATTTGCCTTTTCTGACTCAATGTCTGGACAATTTTTAGACATGGCAGACGTGGTGGATGTGAAATTAGTCAAAACTTTTGATCAACGTTTGGGTTCAACGCTAAACCGAAAATTCGATATTTCAATCGAAAATATTGATCCTGGTACAAATGGAATTCTCATTAAACTTCAGGGATCAAAATTTCTGACCGTCCAAATGAAATTTATGAATTCTAACGATCTTTTGTCATCTGAAAAAACTGCTATTATTTATCCGGAGCCATTTTCAGATCGATTATTAGCCGTGTATAAAGGAATAGAATTCTCTAAATCCAAACACATTGAAATCACAATAATTTCTGATTTTGAATTCCAAATTTTAAGCACCGGGTTTTTGATTCCGGAACAGGAAGAAATAATTGATTCTTTAAAACTTTTACACAAAACTACGATATCTCATATCCTAAAACCGAGCATCATATCGCGAGAAGAATGGAATGCCAAGCCACCTCAATTTGGTTATTCTTCAATGCCTTATTATGATAAACTAACGCTTCACCACGCAGCAGGGTTTTCAGCAACAAACATCGAAGAAGGAATCGTCCAAATGCAAGCCATTCAAGAATTACATCAGGATGTTCGCGGTTGGTCAGATATCGGTTATCATTTTGTTGTGGATAAGGGCGGTAATATTTATCAGGCAAGACCAGAAACTGTGCTCGGCGCGCACACGTCTGGTGCAAATACCGGGAATATCGGAGTGTGCGTGCTTGGGTGTTATCATCCACCTGAAACATCCTATTTTTGCTATGATGAAATGAGCGACCCAACCCGTGAGTCAATTACAAAATTGTATGCATGGATTTCAGAACAGTATGGTTACGAAAATCCACATATTCTTAAAGGGCACCGAGATTATTACGATTATCAACACACAGCATGCCCGGGTGATAATATTTGGGTTCTTCTCCCGGAACTTCGAGATGAAATCTCATTATATCTTGAATTCGGTGATATGCCAAGGTCTTTAGTACTTCATCAAAATTATCCCAATCCTTTTAATCTCAACACCACCATTCCATTTGATGTATCTATAGAAGAAAACGTAACAATTCAAATTGTAGATATTTTAGGACGCACCATAAAAACACTAACAAATTCCACCTATGAACCGAGCTTTAACTATGAAATAAAATGGGATGGAAAAGACGAAAATGGAAAACGGATGAGTTCGGGATTATATTTATACCGCATCCGATCAAGCGACCAGTATCAAGCAAAAAAAATGATCCTACTTTGGTAA
- the queD gene encoding 6-carboxytetrahydropterin synthase QueD codes for MKMEVYKEVRFEAAHFLPNLPEDHKCRRMHGHSFKIRISINGPIEKHSGWVMDFADIKKVFDPILNQLDHSCLNDIDGLENPSSENLAVWIWNNLKPKLPLLSGIEVKETCSTGCIYRGE; via the coding sequence ATTAAAATGGAAGTATATAAAGAAGTCAGATTTGAGGCTGCGCATTTTTTACCGAATTTGCCGGAAGATCATAAGTGCCGGCGGATGCATGGACATTCGTTTAAAATTCGAATTTCCATTAATGGCCCTATTGAAAAACATTCCGGCTGGGTAATGGATTTTGCCGATATCAAGAAAGTGTTTGACCCAATTTTAAATCAACTTGACCATAGCTGTTTAAATGATATTGACGGCTTAGAAAATCCATCTAGTGAAAATTTGGCAGTTTGGATTTGGAATAATTTAAAACCAAAACTTCCATTATTATCCGGGATTGAAGTGAAAGAAACCTGTTCAACCGGATGTATTTACCGAGGAGAATAA
- the queF gene encoding NADPH-dependent 7-cyano-7-deazaguanine reductase QueF, whose product MTKPEGRTFDFESEDQIRPDYLETFDFESEDQYICTENSEFSAVCPFSGLPDLADVIIEYFPTGGKCIELKSLKYYFISFRNVGIYQEAVTKRIYVDLTSALGTDKLQVTTIYNTRGGFDTTCIEGGLE is encoded by the coding sequence ATGACTAAACCCGAAGGGCGTACATTTGATTTTGAAAGCGAAGATCAAATCCGTCCCGATTATCTTGAAACATTTGATTTTGAAAGCGAAGATCAGTATATCTGTACTGAAAACAGTGAATTCAGTGCAGTGTGTCCATTTAGTGGACTACCCGACTTGGCAGATGTTATTATTGAATATTTTCCAACTGGTGGGAAATGCATCGAGTTAAAATCATTAAAATATTATTTTATTAGTTTTCGAAATGTGGGGATTTATCAGGAAGCTGTAACCAAACGGATTTATGTTGATTTAACATCAGCTTTAGGGACCGACAAATTACAAGTTACAACGATTTACAATACAAGAGGGGGATTCGACACAACCTGCATTGAAGGAGGCTTAGAATAG